A window from Coturnix japonica isolate 7356 unplaced genomic scaffold, Coturnix japonica 2.1 chrUnrandom709, whole genome shotgun sequence encodes these proteins:
- the LOC107307616 gene encoding synaptotagmin-C-like isoform X2: MCLYGFQWLPMGSTDPYVSLWVPDPYVKASLMAEGRRLKKRKTSIKKNTLNPSYNEALVFDVPHESVNHVSITIAVMDYDCIGHNEVMGLYMGYGAVYGIYGCVWSMGHYGALWGAMGCSPYRAQ; encoded by the exons atgtgtctctatgggttccaatggctccctatgggtTCCACTGacccctatgtgtccctatgggtcccagaCCCATACGTGAAGGCGTCTCTGATGGCTGAGGGCCGTCGCTTGAAGAAGAGGAAGACGTCGATCAAGAAGAACACGTTGAACCCCAGCTACAACGAGGCCCTGGTGTTCGACGTGCCCCACGAGAGCGTCAACCACGTCAGCATCACCATCGCCGTCATGGACTATGACTG TATAGGGCACAATGAGGTGATGGGGCtgtatatgggatatggggctgtatatgggatatatggcTGTGTAtggtctatggggcactatggggcgctatggggcgctatggggtgctctCCGTATAGGGCACAATGA
- the LOC107307616 gene encoding synaptotagmin-C-like isoform X1 has translation MCLYGFQWLPMGSTDPYVSLWVPDPYVKASLMAEGRRLKKRKTSIKKNTLNPSYNEALVFDVPHESVNHVSITIAVMDYDCIGHNEVIGLCRVGSDADGPGRDHWAEMLANPRTPIEQWHALVEVRPIATHRNPIETHRDP, from the exons atgtgtctctatgggttccaatggctccctatgggtTCCACTGacccctatgtgtccctatgggtcccagaCCCATACGTGAAGGCGTCTCTGATGGCTGAGGGCCGTCGCTTGAAGAAGAGGAAGACGTCGATCAAGAAGAACACGTTGAACCCCAGCTACAACGAGGCCCTGGTGTTCGACGTGCCCCACGAGAGCGTCAACCACGTCAGCATCACCATCGCCGTCATGGACTATGACTG TATAGGGCACAATGAGGTGATCGGGCTGTGCCGGGTCGGGAGCGACGCTGATGGACCAGGACGGGACCATTGGGCCGAGATGTTGGCCAACCCACGGACACCCATCGAGCAATGGCACGCGCTGGTCGAGGTcagacccatagcgacccatagaaaccccatagagacccatagggacccatag